One window of Bacillus sp. THAF10 genomic DNA carries:
- a CDS encoding fatty acid--CoA ligase family protein, which produces MNISSQLAQTAKTNPMKAAYIFEGDTKTYAELNAAINAFASGLEKLGIKQGDHIGLVVGNSPYFVIGLYGAARLGATVVPINPIYTPDELTYILKDSDVKAIITLDLLVPLFEKLHPHLTETEHYIICETPDGKEKAKKYPVEQLSIYAKLKSFTGIMASGSFNYEGPLLEDDDVAVILYTSGTTGKPKGAMLTHKNLYRNAKDSADFLKMNDQDKVVATLPMFHVFCLTVALNAPLMNGATVIIVPRFTPQAIFEVVHTYEATVFAGVPTMYNFLFQAPGEKENFKSLRLCISGGASMPVALLESFEKKFNVIISEGFGLSEASPVTCFNPLDRPRKAGSIGTSIVNIENKVVNELGEELPPGEVGELVVRGPNVMKGYYKLPEETAAAIRDGWLYTGDLAKMDEDGYFYIVDRKKDMIIVGGYNVYPREIEEILYSHENVVEVAVIGLPDPQFGESVKCFVVTNTTVSEESLISYCAERLAKYKVPASIEFLEELPKNTTGKILRRALKEKLTV; this is translated from the coding sequence TTGAATATCTCATCACAATTGGCACAAACAGCAAAAACCAATCCGATGAAAGCAGCGTATATTTTTGAAGGGGATACTAAGACGTACGCGGAACTAAATGCTGCAATTAACGCTTTTGCAAGTGGATTAGAAAAGCTTGGTATAAAACAAGGAGATCATATTGGACTGGTTGTAGGAAATTCCCCTTACTTTGTAATTGGACTTTATGGTGCTGCCAGGTTAGGTGCAACCGTGGTACCGATTAATCCGATCTACACTCCAGATGAGCTAACGTATATTTTAAAAGACAGTGATGTGAAAGCAATCATCACATTGGATTTACTTGTTCCACTATTTGAAAAGCTACACCCTCATTTGACAGAAACAGAGCATTACATTATTTGTGAAACGCCTGATGGCAAGGAGAAGGCGAAGAAGTATCCTGTGGAGCAACTATCGATTTACGCAAAATTGAAATCGTTTACAGGGATTATGGCGTCCGGAAGTTTTAATTACGAAGGTCCTCTATTAGAAGACGACGATGTGGCAGTGATACTATACACTTCTGGTACAACAGGAAAGCCTAAGGGTGCGATGTTGACACATAAAAATTTGTATCGTAATGCCAAAGACTCTGCGGATTTCTTAAAAATGAATGATCAGGATAAAGTGGTTGCAACACTGCCAATGTTCCATGTGTTCTGCTTGACGGTTGCTTTAAATGCTCCGCTTATGAATGGTGCGACAGTGATTATTGTACCGCGTTTTACTCCACAGGCCATTTTCGAGGTGGTTCATACATACGAAGCAACGGTGTTTGCCGGTGTGCCGACAATGTACAACTTCTTGTTTCAGGCTCCAGGTGAGAAGGAAAACTTTAAATCATTACGTTTATGTATTTCAGGCGGAGCATCTATGCCTGTCGCACTTTTAGAAAGCTTTGAGAAGAAGTTCAATGTTATTATTTCCGAGGGATTTGGTCTATCTGAAGCGTCTCCAGTGACTTGCTTTAATCCATTAGACAGACCGAGAAAAGCAGGCTCGATTGGTACTAGTATTGTGAATATCGAAAACAAGGTGGTCAATGAGCTTGGCGAGGAGCTTCCACCAGGAGAAGTGGGAGAGCTGGTGGTCAGAGGTCCAAACGTGATGAAAGGCTACTACAAATTGCCAGAAGAAACTGCGGCTGCTATTAGAGACGGTTGGTTGTACACAGGAGACTTAGCGAAAATGGATGAGGACGGATATTTTTACATTGTCGACCGTAAAAAGGATATGATTATTGTTGGTGGCTATAATGTCTATCCTCGAGAAATCGAAGAAATATTATATAGCCACGAAAATGTCGTGGAAGTGGCAGTCATTGGATTACCTGATCCGCAGTTTGGCGAAAGTGTGAAGTGTTTTGTGGTCACAAATACCACTGTCTCAGAAGAAAGTTTAATTTCCTATTGTGCAGAGCGACTCGCCAAATACAAAGTACCGGCCTCCATTGAGTTTTTAGAGGAATTGCCAAAAAACACCACTGGGAAAATTTTACGAAGAGCCTTAAAAGAAAAACTTACGGTTTAA
- a CDS encoding enoyl-CoA hydratase-related protein — MTHILTEVKDHLAIVTLNRPDAMNAFNYDMLVELGNVVEELRTNPDVRVVIFTAAGDKAFSVGADLKERKTLSEQQVRRNVYKIGDVFNRIADLPQPTIAAINGYAFGGGMELLLACDFRVTYSEAKMGLTETSLAIIPGAGGTQRLPRIIGEAKAMELILTARRFTGEEANRFGLVTRLVESASQVLDGAVELAHEMMKNGPLAVQQAKFAIRQGMGVDLQTGLQMERKAYEVIIPTEDRVEALIAFGEKRAPLFRGK, encoded by the coding sequence TTGACACATATTTTAACAGAAGTAAAAGACCATCTAGCTATCGTTACCTTAAACAGACCGGATGCGATGAATGCATTTAATTACGATATGCTTGTTGAACTAGGAAATGTAGTAGAAGAATTACGCACCAATCCAGATGTGAGGGTTGTTATTTTCACTGCAGCAGGCGATAAAGCCTTTAGTGTAGGAGCCGACTTGAAGGAAAGAAAAACACTTTCAGAGCAACAAGTAAGGCGAAATGTCTATAAAATTGGTGATGTATTTAACCGGATTGCAGACCTTCCACAGCCTACCATTGCTGCCATTAATGGCTATGCATTTGGAGGGGGAATGGAGCTGTTATTAGCATGTGATTTCAGAGTAACTTATTCTGAGGCGAAAATGGGATTAACAGAAACTAGCCTTGCGATCATACCAGGTGCTGGCGGAACACAACGTCTCCCGAGAATTATTGGCGAGGCAAAGGCGATGGAACTGATTTTGACGGCCAGAAGGTTCACAGGAGAAGAAGCGAATCGCTTTGGACTTGTTACAAGACTTGTAGAGAGTGCATCACAAGTGTTGGATGGTGCGGTAGAGCTTGCCCATGAAATGATGAAGAACGGTCCACTTGCTGTGCAACAAGCAAAATTCGCGATCCGCCAAGGTATGGGAGTGGACCTGCAAACCGGACTGCAAATGGAACGAAAAGCATATGAAGTAATTATCCCGACAGAAGATAGAGTGGAAGCCCTTATTGCCTTTGGGGAAAAGAGAGCACCACTATTTAGAGGGAAATAG
- a CDS encoding AzlC family ABC transporter permease → MATTIAAGKPSSFRNGLQAGVSIAIGYIPIAITFGLLAKSAGLSVSETVLMSLLVFAGAAQYMSLNMIVLGSGVFEIVMTTFILNIRHFLMSASLNEKVEEDSLWKKSLFSFGITDETFSVAATKEGSLKTGYMFGVIFIAYSSWVISSGIGHVIGSSLPSSLQESMGVALYAMFVGLLMPSLKKHRKVVVLASVAAILNSVFSLVLGVAAGWSIVLATIFSAIGVEVVFQKWTKGERINE, encoded by the coding sequence GTGGCAACCACCATCGCAGCAGGAAAACCTTCTTCGTTTCGTAACGGTTTACAAGCAGGAGTGAGTATTGCAATTGGCTATATTCCAATTGCCATAACATTTGGGTTATTGGCTAAATCAGCGGGTTTATCCGTTTCCGAAACGGTGCTAATGAGCTTGTTAGTTTTCGCAGGCGCAGCACAGTATATGTCGTTAAATATGATTGTTCTTGGGTCAGGCGTTTTCGAAATTGTTATGACGACGTTTATTTTAAATATCCGTCATTTTTTAATGAGTGCCTCGCTTAATGAAAAAGTGGAGGAGGATAGTCTTTGGAAAAAATCGCTCTTTTCTTTTGGAATTACTGATGAAACGTTTTCGGTGGCTGCAACAAAAGAAGGCTCTTTGAAAACGGGCTATATGTTTGGCGTTATTTTCATTGCCTACTCCAGCTGGGTAATTAGCTCTGGTATTGGCCATGTTATCGGAAGCAGCTTACCCTCTTCGCTTCAGGAAAGCATGGGTGTGGCATTATATGCCATGTTTGTTGGGCTATTGATGCCGTCGTTAAAGAAGCACCGGAAAGTCGTGGTGTTAGCAAGTGTTGCTGCCATTTTGAATTCAGTTTTTTCTTTGGTCCTTGGTGTGGCAGCGGGCTGGTCGATTGTGTTGGCAACAATCTTCAGTGCGATTGGCGTTGAGGTAGTTTTTCAAAAATGGACAAAGGGGGAGCGGATAAATGAATAG
- a CDS encoding AzlD domain-containing protein: MNSTILIMIIGMAVVTYIPRLIPFVMFQGKELPPFVQAVLKNVPYATLGALIVPGIFLINEDIMYGVIGAAVAAIVAYLGANVIVVVISAIAALSVYSWIVG, encoded by the coding sequence ATGAATAGTACGATTTTAATCATGATCATTGGAATGGCTGTGGTGACGTATATCCCGAGGCTGATTCCGTTTGTAATGTTTCAAGGTAAAGAGCTGCCACCCTTTGTGCAGGCTGTATTGAAAAATGTTCCCTATGCCACGTTGGGTGCATTGATTGTTCCTGGGATATTCTTAATCAATGAAGACATTATGTATGGAGTCATTGGGGCAGCTGTAGCGGCTATTGTTGCGTATCTTGGTGCAAACGTAATTGTTGTTGTGATTAGCGCAATTGCGGCTTTAAGTGTGTACTCATGGATTGTTGGATAA